The Nodosilinea sp. PGN35 genomic sequence CAAGGCTAAGGCATTTGATGGCAGAAGGTGTCATGGTCATGGGGGTTGTGACCTCGGTTGGGGCGTGGGGGTAAGTTGTGGGCTGAGAATCTGGCCGCAGGCGGAGGGGCGGCCCTAGGCCGTAAACACAAAATGCTGGCGGGTGATGGTGTGGGCGTTGACATCCAGCAGGGTGGCCAGGGCGTGGGTTTGACCGCCCACGTTGACCGAAAGCAGCGTGTTTAGGCCACTCTGCTGGAGCTGCACATTGCTCCAGCCCAGGCCGCCCATGGCGCTGAGATCGATGCGATCGCCCACAATCTCAAAGTCCCGAATGGTGTCAAAACCGTCGGTTAGGGCCTGGTACTTAAAGGTGTCGTTGCCAATGCCGCCTATCAGCAGGTCATTGCCGGGGCCGCCGATCAGCACATCGTTGCCGCTGCCGCCGCTGAGCACATCGTCGCCAGCACCGCCCAGTAGCCAGTCGTTGCCGCTGCCGCCGCTGATTATGTCGTCGCCGTCACCGCCGTCGAGGTAGTCGTTGCCGCTGCCGCCGTTGATCACATCGCTGCCCGCTTCGCCGTAGATCGAGTCGTTGCCGCCGCCCGCGCTGATCATGTCGTTGCCGTCACCACCGTAGATGACGTCGGTGTCGCTGCCGCCGGTAATAATGTCGTCGCCGCCGTAGCCGTAGAAAATATCGGGGTTACTGAGGCCGCTGATGCTGCCGTCGGGGTTGACGCCGTAGATGATGTCGTTGCCGTTGGTGCCGTTGACGCCGTCCCCCGCCCACTGCACCAGGGTGGTGGCGGTGTTGCTGCTGTCTTTGCCGTCGCTGAGGGTAATGTCAACGGTGCGGTGCTGCCGGTTGGGGAAAAGGGCGGTGTTTTCGTAGGCAACGGCGGCGATCGCAGTTTGGTAATCACTGAGCGACGCCAGCCCCGTCAGGGTCAGGCTGCCGGTTGTCGGGTCGTAGGCACTGGCGGTAATGCCGCCGGGCAGCGCCCCCACCACCAGCCGTTCGTCGCTACCGTTCAACCGGTTGAACAGGGTAAAGGTAACCGAGGCCAGGGTGGAGTCATCGATGTCGAGAATGGTCAGGGTGGCTGGGGCGATCGCCTTCGCCCCAGCCGCCGGGTCATAGACCGCCCCATAGCCTGTCCCTGGCTGGGTGCTATCCAAATCCAGCACGGGCGCATCGTTGGTGCCGTTGATGGTGATGGTTAAAGTAGCGATATCGCTGCCGCCAGTGCCATTGCTGACGGTGTAGGTAAAGACCTCACTCAAGCTTTGATTTACCGTAATCGCCTGCACCGCCGGGTTGGTATTGTCGAGGCTGTAGCTATAGGTGCCATCGCTCGCCCAGGTGAGACTGCCGTAGCTGCCCACCAGGGGCTGGGTCGGGTCGGTAGCCGTCGTGCCCCCTCGCTGAACGGCAACCACGCTGAGACTGGCGCTGTTGGTGTCGGTATCGTTCAGCAGCAGGTTGCCAGCAACTGGGGCGATCGCATCTTCGCTAATGGCATTGGTATCGTCTGTCGCCACCGTCGTCCCACTGCCGTCTTGAATAGTCCCAACACCGACGGCGTTTTTCGTGCCGCCGCTGGTGTAGGTTGCCGTCAGCGCAAATGTTTCAGCAGTTTCAGCCAGAGTGTCAGCGGTAATGCCAGTACGCACCTGCACAATACCCCCGGCAGGGATGGTGACATTGCCCCCGGCATACAGCAGCCAAGTTGCACCCCCATCCAAGGAATATTCCAAACCGCCATTGCCAAAGTCTTCGCCATCGTTGAGCACCGCATTGGTCTCTTTCGTGGCCGGGTTCACCCCCGAACCTGCGGTATCTAAAGCTATAGTCTGCCCAGCCACCCCAGCCACCGTAAAGAGGGCAAAGCTATCTACGCCTTCCGTAACGGTGGGGCTCGTGACCGTCAGCGATCGGTCATCGTCCAGATTGGTGGTAGCAGTATCAGGGATGCCACCAATCACAGTGCCAGGGAATTTAACGCCTGTCCCATCATCGACGATGGTGCCAGTACCGGTCGTGCCAGTGCCACCTGTATTCGTTGCCGTTAGGCTAAACGTCTCTGCCCCTTCGTACACCCCATCATTCGTAATGGTAGTGCGTACCAGCAAGGTGCCCCCCGCAGGGATACTCACTAGCGCGTTGGCGGTGTAGTTGACCCAGTCAGTACCATCCCAGTACTGGAGGCCAGGGCCGTAGTCGGCTCCAGTAGCAGTGCCATCGGCCAGGCTAAGAGTAACTTGCTGACTAGCCGCCCCACCCACGGTAAAGACCGCGTAGGGCGATGCTTCATTCACCGTGGGGCTCGTGACCGTCAGCGGGCGATCATCGTCCAGATTGGTAGCTACGGTATCGGGAATACCACCGCTCACGGTGCCAGGGAATTTGACCCCAGTGCCGTCATCGACGATGGTGCCGGTACCAGTCGTACCAGTACCGCCAGTATTGGTAGCCGTCAAAGTGAAGGTTTCAGCACCTTCATACACCCCGTCGTTGACGATGGAGGTACGTACCAGCAAGGTACCGCCTGCGGGGATACTCACTAGCGCGTTGGCAGTGTAGTTCACCCAGTCGGTGCCGTCCCAGTACTGAAGGCCAGGGCCATAGTCAGCCCCAGTGGCAGTACCATCAGCAAGGCTAAGAGTGACCTGCTGGTTAGCCGCTCCACCCACAGTAAAGACCGCATAGGGCGAAGCTTCGTTGACCATAGGGCTGCTCACCGTCAGCGGGCGGTCATCATCCAGATTGGTCGTTATGGTGTCAGGAATGCTGCCCGTCACGGTGCCAGGGAATTTGGTGCCGGTGCCATCGTCAACAACGGTGCCGGTACCAGTCGTGCCCGTGCCGCCAGTATTGGTGGCCGTCAGTGTGAAAGTCTCGGCACCTTCGTACATCCCATCGTTAACGATAGTGGTGCGTACCAAGAGCGTGCCACCAGCAGGGATGCCCACTAGCGCGTTGGTGGTGTAATTCACCCAGTTCGTGCCATCCCAGTACTGAAGCGCAGGGCCGTAGTCGGCTCCAGTAGCAGTACCATCAGCCAAGCTAAGGGTGATCTGTTGGTTAGCCGCTCCCCCCACGGTAAAGACCGCGTAGGGCGAAGCTTCATTGACCGTGGGACTCGTAACCGTCAGCGGGCGGTCATCGTCCAAGTTGGTCGTTGCGGTATCGGGAGTACCACCGGTCACAGTGCCGGGATACTTAACGCCCGTGCCGTCATCGACGATGGTGCCTGTACCGTTGGTACCAGTACCGCCGGTATTTGTTGCCGTTAGAGTGAACGTCTCTGCCCCTTCGTACACGCCATCGTTGACGATGGTGGTGCGTACCAAAAGACTGCCGCCCGCAGAAAGGGCGACTAGTGCGTTGGCAGTGTAGTTCACCCAGTCAGTGCCATCCCAATACTGAAGTGCAGGGCCATAATCCGCTCCAGTGGCAGTGCCATCAGCAAGGCTAAGGGTGATCTGTTGGTTAGCCGCTCCACCCACGGTAAATACCGCGTAGGGTGAAGCTTCATTGACCGTGGGGCTGCTCACCGCCAACAAACGGTCATCATCCAGATTGGTGCTGGCGGTGTCAGGGATGCCACCGGTCACCGTGCCAGGGAATTTGAGTCCCGTCCCGTCATCAACAATGGTGCCGGTACCAGTCGTGCCAGTGCCGCCAGTATTGGTAGCCGTCAACGTGAAGGTTTCAGAACCTTCAAACACGCCATCGTTGACGATGGTGGTGCGGACTAGAAGCATTCCCCCCGCAGGTATACTCACTAGCGCATTGGCGGTGTAGTTCACCCAGTCGGTGCCGTCCCAGTACTGAAGGCCAGGGCCGTAGTCAGCTCCAGTGGCAGTACCATCAGCCAGGCTAAGGGTGATTTGCTGATTCGCTGCACCCCCCACAGTGAAGACCACATAGGGCGAAGCTTCGTTAACCGTGGGGCTGCTCACCGTCAGCGGGCGGTCATCATCCAGATTGGTCGTTACGGTGTCAGGAACACCACCAGTTACAACGCCGGTGTACTTAACGCCCGTACCGTCATCGACGATGGTGCCGGTACCGGTACCACCGGTACCACCGGTATTCGTTGCCGTTAGGGTGAACGTCTCTGCCCCTTCGTACACACCATCGTTAACGATGGTGGTGCGGACTAGAAGCGTTCCCCCCGCAGGTATACTCACTAGCGCATTGGCAGTGTAGTTTACCCAGGTGGTGCCGTCCCAGTACTGAAGCGCAGGGCCATAGTCGGCTCCGATCGCAGTGCCATCGGCCAAGCTAAGGGTGATTTGCTGATTAGCCGCTCCACCCACAGAGAAGATCGCATAGGGCGAAGCTTCATTGACCGTCGGGCTGCTCACTGTCAGCGGACGGTCATCGTCCAGATTGGTGGTGGCGGTATCAGGAACACCACCAGTCACGGTGCCGGGGAATTTAACGCCCGTACCGTCATCGACAATGGTGCCGGTACCGGTCGTGCCAGTACCACCGGTATTCGTTGCCGTTAGGGTGAACGNNNNNNNNNNNNNNNNNNNNNNNNNNNNNNNNNNNNNNNNNNNNNNNNNNNNNNNNNNNNNNNNNNNNNNNNNNNNNNNNNNNNNNNNNNNNNNNNNNCGTCTCTGCCCCTTCGTACACACCATCATTCGTAATGGTGGTGCGGACTAAAAGCGTGCCGCCTGCGGGGATGCTCACTAGCGCGTTGGCGGTGTAGTTTACCCAGTCGGTGCCATCCCAGTACTGGAGGGCAGGGCCGTAGTCGGCTCCGATCGCAGTGCCATCGGCCAGGCTAAGGGTGACTTGCTGATTAGCCGCTCCCCCTACAGAGAAGACGGCATAGGGCGAAGCTTCATTGACCGTAGGGCTCGTGACCGTCAACAAACGGTCATCGTCCAGATTGGTGGTAGTGGTATCGGGAACACCACCAGTCACGGTGCCAGGATATTTAACGCCCGTGCCGTCATCAACAATAGTGCCGGTACCGGTCGTGCCAGTACCACCGGTATTCGTTGCCGTTAGGCTAAACGTCTCTGCCCCTTCGTACACACCATCATTCGTAATGGTGGTGCGGACTAAAAGCGTGCCGCCTGCGGGGATGCTCACTAGCGCGTTGGCGGTGTAGTTTACCCAGTCGGTGCCATCCCAGTACTGGAGGGCAGGGCCGTAGTCGGCTCCGGTAGCAGTACCATCGGCCAAGCTAAGGGTGACTTGCTGGTTGGCCGCTCCCCCTACAGAGAAGACGGCATAGGGCGAAGCTTCATTGACCGTAGGGCTCGTGACCGTCAACAAACGGTCATCGTCCAGATTGGTGGTAGTGGTATCGGGAACACCACCAGTCACGTTGCCAGGATATTTAACGCCCGTGCCGTCATCAACAATAGTGCCGGTACCGGTCGTGCCAGTGCCACCTGTATTCGTTGCCGTTAGGGTGAACGTCTCTGCCCCTTCGTACACCCCATCATTCGTAATGGTGGTGCGGACTAAAAGCGTGCCGCCTGCGGGGATGCTCACTAGCGCGTTGGCGGTGTAGTTTACCCAGTCGGTGCCATCCCAGTACTGAAGACCAGGGCCATAGTCAGCCCCAGTGGCAGTACCATCGGCCAGGCTAAGGGTGACTTGCTGGTTAGCCGCTCCACCCACTTCAAAGATGGCGTAGGGAGAGGCTTCGTTAACGGTAGGGCTGCTCACCGTTACAGGCAGATTGCCGTCTTGAATGGTGCCAACACCGACAGCACTTTTCGTGCCACCGCTGGTGTAGGTTGCCGTCAGCGAAAAGGTTTCAGCGACTTCAACTAAAGAATCAGCGGTGATGCTGGTGCGAATCTGGAAGTTGCCCCCTGCGGGAATGGTGACGTTGCCTCCGGCGTACGGTAGCCAGGTCGTCCCGCCATCCAGGGAGTATTCTAGGCCGCCATTGCCAAAGTCTTCGCCATTGTTGAGCACACCATCTGTTTCTGCCGTGGCGGGGTTGGCCCCCGAACCGGCGATCGCAAGCGAGACGGTTTGCCCAGCCACCCCGGCAACCGTGAAGATGGCGTAGGGGTCAGTGCCTTCAGTGACCGTGGGGCTCGTCACCGTTAGCAAGCGGTCATCGTCTAGGGCGGTTGTCACCGCATCTGGAACGCCGCCGGTCACGGTACCGGGGAATTTCGTGCCGGTGCCATCATCGACAATGGTGGCGGTGGCGGTGCTGGTGACCGTTGTCCCCGCGATAATGTCGGCTTTGAGGGTGAAAGTTTCTGGGCCTTCGTAGAGGGTATCGGCCTCGCTGCCAATGTTTGCTCTGACGTAGACAATGCCCGATCCGCCGGTACCCGGCACAACGGGCACAGAGTAGTCATCGTCCCCGGTGCTGTAGGCAAACCAGGTGGTGCCATCGTAGGAGTACTCCAGAGTAAAGCCGGTGATGGTGGCATCTTGATCGGCTGGAGAGGCTGTATTGCCCAAGGTGAGGAAGAGGTTTTGCCCAGCCGTAGCCGTAACCGTGAAGAGGGCGTAGGGTGAGGCTTCGTTCACTGGCGTGGCGGCTACCACGGCGACACTCAGATCACTATCTAGGCCAGTAGTATCGATGTCGGGAGTTCCGCCGGTTACGGTGCCGGGGTATTTGACCCCGGTGCCGTCATCAACGATGGTGCCTAAACCTTGGGTGCTGGTGCCGCCAGTATTGGTGGCCGTTAGGGCAAAGTTCTCAGACCCTTCATAGACTCCGTCTTGAAGAATTCCGGTGCGTACCAGCAAGGTGCCCGCCGCTGGAATCTGGATGAAGGTGTTGGCAGTGTAGGTCGCCCATGTGGTGCCGTTCCAGTACTCTAAACCAGGGCCGTAGTCAGTTCCGGCCCCGGTAGCGGTGCCGTCGGTGAGGCCGAGTTTGACCCACTGATTGGCGACCCCGCCCACTGAAAAGATCGCGTAGGGTGACGCTTCGTTGACCGTGGGGCTGCTGACCGTTAGGGGGCGATCGTCGTCTTTGGTGACGGCACCGTCGGTGGTGCCATCGCTCACGCCGTTGGTGTTGAAGGTGAGGCCGGTGCCGTTGTCTGCGATCGCAGCCGTACCCACCGCCGCTGTACCCGCCCTATTGGTAGCCGTCAGGGTAAAGGTTTCTGGCCCCTCAAAAACGGCATCGTCGAGAATTACGGCGCGAACAAAGAGCAGCCCATCGGGATTGGCAGCTCCGCCAGGAATGGTGTTGGGAATGGCCGCTGGGGTACCGGCATACTCAACCCAGGCACTGCCATTCCAGTATTCGAGGTTGGGGGAGAAATCACTGCCCTGGGTGGCTGTTCCGGCGGCGAGGGCAAGGCTGACCAACTGATCGGGGGCACCATCGACGGTGAATACGGCGTAGGGTGAGCCTTCGTTGACCGTGGGGCTCGTGACCGTGAGCGCTCGGTTGTCTGGGGTGACGGTGATGGGAATGGTATTGATGGCCTGTAGCCCTAACCCATCGGTAGCGGTAACGGTGAGCGCATCGGCTCCATTAAAGGATGGGTTGCCCTGGTAGCTGAGGGTGGCCAGGGCCAGGTTGATCTGCTCTTGGCTGCCCGACAGGGTGAGGGTAGCAGAATTGTTAGAGCCGCTAGAAATTGTGGCCCCATTCAGGTTGCCGATACTCAACTGGCCATTGTTAACCGTTAGCTGAACGCTGGCCAGTTCACTGGCAATGATCTGTCCAACGGCATTCTCAGGGTCGCTGATGGAGATGGATGCGATCGCAAGACCAGTGTTCTCCGCAGCCGTCAACAGAGCTGGCACCGTATTGATCGGCGCATCGTTGGCACCGTTGACGGTGATAGTTAGGCTGGTGGTATGGGTGCCGCCAGCGGTGTCTCTGACTTCGTAGGTAAAGGTGTCGATGACGCTTTGCCCCACAGCCAGGGCGTTGACGGCGCTGTTGCCGTTGTTGACGGTATAGCTGTAGCTGCCGTCGGGGTTGATGACGAGGGTGCCGTAGGTGCCGACAACGTTGGTGTTGGCCGCAACAGCGGTAGTCGGAGCGCCCGTGCCCGCAATAACTCTCGCCACGGTCTTGGTGTCACCGGCATCGTTGTCGGTGTCGTTGAGCAGCACATTGCCCGTGGGATTAAATCCAGGGATATCGTTGCCAGTGCCGCCCGCCTCGGTGGCTGTGGCGGCATCGGCTACGGCCACCGGGTTATCATTCGCCCCCTGTATCGTGATGGTGATGCTGGCGACATCGGTTTGGCTGTTACTACCATCTCTGATGGTGTATATGAACGTATCAGTGAGGGACTGCCCAGCATTTAAGGCGTCCACCGTCGCGTTGGCATCATCCAGGTCGTAGCTGTAGCTACCATCACTGTTGATCGTTAAGGACCCGTAAGCCCCCGCTAAGGCTGCCCCCACGGTGCCTGCCGTGCCATTGAACGAAATCCCGGTGACGGTGAGGGTACCCCCGGCGGAGGTATCGGCATTATTGCCTGTGCCCGCCCCGGTAATAGCATTGTTGCCACCTGGAGCAATATCACTACCTTCGGTGACGGTGACGGCATCGGCGATCGCGTTGGGCGGGTTGGTTTGGACACTCACGTTGATAGTGAGGGTTGCGGTGCTCGTCGCGTTCAACCCATCGTTCATGGTGTAGTTGAACGTGTCTACCTTATTGCCGCTCGTTAGGTTGCTGTAAGCGGTATAGGTATAAGCACCCGTTCCCGTATTTAATTGCAGCGTGCCATATTGCCCGGTCAGGGTTACGGTGCCCGTGAGCGCCTGGGTAAAGGTGAGATTTGGACTTGATGTGCTGACTTGCAACGCCGCACCATCGACCGTAATCTTTTGGGCAACAGGGTCATAGGCCGTCACCGTGCGGGTAAAGGTGCCGCCGCCTTCTAACGCGCCCGTGACGGTCATGCCCACCGAAATTGAGCCGTTGACGCCGCTGACGCCGACGGTGTTGCTGCTGGATGAACTATTAGTGGCGGTGGTGGCAGCGGTATTCACACTCGCCGTACCCGCTAAGTCAGTGGTAAATCGTAGGGTTGGATTACCAGATAGAGCAGTAACGGTCGGGGTATTGAACGTAATGCTCCCAGTAGCAGAGTTATAGCTAGCTACGGTAACTGGATTACCAAACGCATCGAGTAAAGCACCACCGCCATTAATAAAAACATAGTCTCCTATGTTGATACCCCCATTGAGCGTGGTGGGAGTTCCTGTGCTATTTAGGGGCGCAGTATTAGCAGCCGTTGTACCTGCTGAGTTGGTGGTAAATCGTAGGGTTGGATTGCCCGACAGACTGGTTACAGTGGGGGCACTGAAAGTTATCGCTCCAGTGGCCGAGTTATAGGTACTGACGGTGATTTGAGCACCATTGGCATCGAGTAAAGGCGAACCATCCGCATCGCGAAAAACAAACTCGCCCGGATTAATACCGCCATTGCCGACTGTGGTTGTCGTATTGATCGTGTTAATTAGCGCATCATTAACATTTCCTGTTCCATTGGAGTTTTGTGTAAAAATCAAACTATTGCCATTGGCCAGCGTAACATTCGTCGGTTGCGCGCTTAAGGTGATGGTAGAGCCGCTGATGGTCGCAACAGTAATGGGAGTCGCGCCATTTAATAATGGTGTTGTCGTATTGGTTAAATAGACAGAATCACCTGGTTGTACACCATTGTTGCCCCCGTTAATAGTTCCAAGAACAATGGAGCTTATAGCCGTTGTGCTAGGTGAGGCTGCCCCGATCGTGACCGAGAGAATACCTGTTGGAGAGACGGTACCAACAGTCACACCCGAGGTGGTTCCTGTGGTTGATCCGGTGGCGGTGGAGGTAGTTGCCCCGATCGATTTGCTGTCGCCCGCATCCACATCGGTGTCGTTGTTCAGCACATTGCCAGTAATTGGCGTAGTGGGCAGGGCGGCAGCGGTGCCGCTGACGGAGTTAAAGTCATCATTGGCGATCGGGCTATCGTTGGCACCCTGAATGGTCACCGCTAGGGTGCTGGTAGAGGTTGCCCCCACCGCATCTCTGATGGTGTAGGTGAAGGTTTCGGTGAGGGTGTTGCTGCTCAGGCGCAGCGCCTGGACGGCGGCACTGCTGTTGTTGACGGTGTAGGTGTAGCTGCCATCGGCCCCGATCGCCAGGCTGCCGTACAGCCCCGTCACCGTCGCCGGGCTAGAGCCCGACGTGCTGCCCGCCGCCGGAATTCCCGTAGAGTTGGCCGCCGCATTGCCGACCGAGGTGACGGTTTTGGTGTCGCCTGCATCGACATCGGTGTCGTTGGTCAAGACATTGCCGGTGGGGTTTGTACCGGCTGTGCCATTGTTGATGCCCCCGGCTTCAACGGCGGTAGCGGTATCGGCTACGGCAACCGGGGCATCGTTAACCGGGGTGACGTTGAAGGTGATGATGTTGGGCGTGGGGTCGAGGTTGACACCGCCGTTGGCCGTGCCGCCGCTGTCGCGCACCTGAAAGGTGAAATTGGCGTAGTTGGCACCACTGCCATTGACAACCGGGGTATAAACCAGCAGCGGAATCTGGGCGGCGGTAATCTCAGCACCGGCCACCAGGGGCGCGCCGTTGAGGGTGAGGCTACCGGTGGTCGGCAGCGTGGTGATGACCACCCCCTGCAAGCTGTGGGGCGGGCTGTCGTTGCTATCGGTAAAGCCAAAGTCGCTGGCTGAGAAGGTGTAGGCGTTGTCTTCGTTGATCGTGACTGTTTTATCGGCTCCGGCGGGTGCATCGTTGACGGGGGTAATGCTAATGGCCAGAGTAGCGGTGGTGGTCAGCGCCCCATCGGAAACTGTGTAGGTGACGATCGGCACGGGGCCAGCATAGTTAGCGGCGGGCTGAAAGCTATAGGCCCCATCGCGGTTGACGATCAGGGTACCGCTGGCCAGATTGAGGGTGCGGGATGGGGTGCCCGCGTCAAGGGTGTAGGTGGTGCCGGAAACCACAAACTGAGTGACTTGCAGGGGGTCGTTGTTGGGGTCGGTGTCGTTGGCCAACAGGTTGCCGGTTACCGGCAGGGTGCCGTCTTCTAAAACGGTGGCGATATCGTTGGCGGCGATCGGGGGCAGGGGGGGCTGATACCCAAAAATATCTTTCCAGCTCGAGCTGGTGCTGTAGGGGCCGCCGCCAATGTCGCCGTTGACGGCGTTGAGGCTGTTAGAAGCGGTTAACCCGGCAGCGTAAACTTTAGTTTGGTTGCTGGGCCACTGGGGAATTTCTTTGTAAACCGATGAGGGGTTGCCGCCGTTGTAGGTGTTAGCGACTAGACTACGGAACGCACTGAGTTGGGCTAGGGTAAAGCTAAAAACGTAGTAATTTTCCTTAACACTATCCCCATCGACATCGAGATCTACGACGCCATCGGAACCGACTCTCACCGCTGGCCCATACACCTTAAAGTTAGATGGGTTAGTCGAGCTACCTGTCTTTAAGTTGTAGTAGGTGCCGGTATTGGCAGCAGGTATAACCGTATTGTTAGGTCGGGTGTTGGCATCGGCTGCTATTCCCCTAACGATGGGAATAAAGTCGTACTCAAGCACTGAGTAACTGCCGGTAACATTGCCCACGTTCACCTGAATGGTGAAATCGGGGCTACCATCGCCATCCACATCGACAAATATGCCCATTAGGGCTTTGAAGTTGCCCGACTGAGGCTCAGCTAGCACCTTAAAAGCAATACTGGTGCCGTCGGCTTGAATCTGTAAATAGGGCGTAGCGTCATTGCCCACCAGATCGGAGGCATTGGCTGTCCAGCTGCCGTCGGAAAGGGCTTTGTTTGGGTCACCAGTACGGGCCAGATTTTGCCACAGAGAAGAGGCTGGATCAAAGGCGATCGCCTGCTCAACAACTAACTCTTGCCCATCTAAGCTAATGACGTTGGTATCATCCTCAGCCCGCAAAAAAGCCAGCTGATTGGCATTTAAGACAGTGCCCTGAACCAGCGCCGCAAAGATTGCCCCTTCATCTCCAGCGCTGTCAACACCACCGTTGATCTGATCGTCAAAACTGTGG encodes the following:
- a CDS encoding S-layer family protein: FTLTATNTGGTGTTGTGTIVDDGTGVKFPGTVTGGVPDTATTNLDDDRPLTVSSPTVNEASPYAIFSVGGAANQQITLSLADGTAIGADYGPALQYWDGTTWVNYTANALVSIPAGGTLLVRTTIVNDGVYEGAETFTLTATNTGGTGGTGTGTIVDDGTGVKYTGVVTGGVPDTVTTNLDDDRPLTVSSPTVNEASPYVVFTVGGAANQQITLSLADGTATGADYGPGLQYWDGTDWVNYTANALVSIPAGGMLLVRTTIVNDGVFEGSETFTLTATNTGGTGTTGTGTIVDDGTGLKFPGTVTGGIPDTASTNLDDDRLLAVSSPTVNEASPYAVFTVGGAANQQITLSLADGTATGADYGPALQYWDGTDWVNYTANALVALSAGGSLLVRTTIVNDGVYEGAETFTLTATNTGGTGTNGTGTIVDDGTGVKYPGTVTGGTPDTATTNLDDDRPLTVTSPTVNEASPYAVFTVGGAANQQITLSLADGTATGADYGPALQYWDGTNWVNYTTNALVGIPAGGTLLVRTTIVNDGMYEGAETFTLTATNTGGTGTTGTGTVVDDGTGTKFPGTVTGSIPDTITTNLDDDRPLTVSSPMVNEASPYAVFTVGGAANQQVTLSLADGTATGADYGPGLQYWDGTDWVNYTANALVSIPAGGTLLVRTSIVNDGVYEGAETFTLTATNTGGTGTTGTGTIVDDGTGVKFPGTVSGGIPDTVATNLDDDRPLTVTSPTVNEASPYAVFTVGGAASQQVTLSLADGTATGADYGPGLQYWDGTDWVNYTANALVSIPAGGTLLVRTTITNDGVYEGAETFSLTATNTGGTGTTGTGTIVDDGTGVKFPGTVIGGIPDTATTNLDDDRSLTVTSPTVTEGVDSFALFTVAGVAGQTIALDTAGSGVNPATKETNAVLNDGEDFGNGGLEYSLDGGATWLLYAGGNVTIPAGGIVQVRTGITADTLAETAETFALTATYTSGGTKNAVGVGTIQDGSGTTVATDDTNAISEDAIAPVAGNLLLNDTDTNSASLSVVAVQRGGTTATDPTQPLVGSYGSLTWASDGTYSYSLDNTNPAVQAITVNQSLSEVFTYTVSNGTGGSDIATLTITINGTNDAPVLDLDSTQPGTGYGAVYDPAAGAKAIAPATLTILDIDDSTLASVTFTLFNRLNGSDERLVVGALPGGITASAYDPTTGSLTLTGLASLSDYQTAIAAVAYENTALFPNRQHRTVDITLSDGKDSSNTATTLVQWAGDGVNGTNGNDIIYGVNPDGSISGLSNPDIFYGYGGDDIITGGSDTDVIYGGDGNDMISAGGGNDSIYGEAGSDVINGGSGNDYLDGGDGDDIISGGSGNDWLLGGAGDDVLSGGSGNDVLIGGPGNDLLIGGIGNDTFKYQALTDGFDTIRDFEIVGDRIDLSAMGGLGWSNVQLQQSGLNTLLSVNVGGQTHALATLLDVNAHTITRQHFVFTA
- a CDS encoding VCBS domain-containing protein — encoded protein: MTPPLPAKQLFDLANISPVYASLLSPIAALLRDRLTDWFQQENFLSQAAIPFGATIESSSWTANALDLRQRVLDGNYSTRLETRSAAELKGALGAYSATGTTGQPTVYLNGDWLSTASAAQIQSVLLEELGHSFDDQINGGVDSAGDEGAIFAALVQGTVLNANQLAFLRAEDDTNVISLDGQELVVEQAIAFDPASSLWQNLARTGDPNKALSDGSWTANASDLVGNDATPYLQIQADGTSIAFKVLAEPQSGNFKALMGIFVDVDGDGSPDFTIQVNVGNVTGSYSVLEYDFIPIVRGIAADANTRPNNTVIPAANTGTYYNLKTGSSTNPSNFKVYGPAVRVGSDGVVDLDVDGDSVKENYYVFSFTLAQLSAFRSLVANTYNGGNPSSVYKEIPQWPSNQTKVYAAGLTASNSLNAVNGDIGGGPYSTSSSWKDIFGYQPPLPPIAANDIATVLEDGTLPVTGNLLANDTDPNNDPLQVTQFVVSGTTYTLDAGTPSRTLNLASGTLIVNRDGAYSFQPAANYAGPVPIVTYTVSDGALTTTATLAISITPVNDAPAGADKTVTINEDNAYTFSASDFGFTDSNDSPPHSLQGVVITTLPTTGSLTLNGAPLVAGAEITAAQIPLLVYTPVVNGSGANYANFTFQVRDSGGTANGGVNLDPTPNIITFNVTPVNDAPVAVADTATAVEAGGINNGTAGTNPTGNVLTNDTDVDAGDTKTVTSVGNAAANSTGIPAAGSTSGSSPATVTGLYGSLAIGADGSYTYTVNNSSAAVQALRLSSNTLTETFTYTIRDAVGATSTSTLAVTIQGANDSPIANDDFNSVSGTAAALPTTPITGNVLNNDTDVDAGDSKSIGATTSTATGSTTGTTSGVTVGTVSPTGILSVTIGAASPSTTAISSIVLGTINGGNNGVQPGDSVYLTNTTTPLLNGATPITVATISGSTITLSAQPTNVTLANGNSLIFTQNSNGTGNVNDALINTINTTTTVGNGGINPGEFVFRDADGSPLLDANGAQITVSTYNSATGAITFSAPTVTSLSGNPTLRFTTNSAGTTAANTAPLNSTGTPTTLNGGINIGDYVFINGGGALLDAFGNPVTVASYNSATGSITFNTPTVTALSGNPTLRFTTDLAGTASVNTAATTATNSSSSSNTVGVSGVNGSISVGMTVTGALEGGGTFTRTVTAYDPVAQKITVDGAALQVSTSSPNLTFTQALTGTVTLTGQYGTLQLNTGTGAYTYTAYSNLTSGNKVDTFNYTMNDGLNATSTATLTINVSVQTNPPNAIADAVTVTEGSDIAPGGNNAITGAGTGNNADTSAGGTLTVTGISFNGTAGTVGAALAGAYGSLTINSDGSYSYDLDDANATVDALNAGQSLTDTFIYTIRDGSNSQTDVASITITIQGANDNPVAVADAATATEAGGTGNDIPGFNPTGNVLLNDTDNDAGDTKTVARVIAGTGAPTTAVAANTNVVGTYGTLVINPDGSYSYTVNNGNSAVNALAVGQSVIDTFTYEVRDTAGGTHTTSLTITVNGANDAPINTVPALLTAAENTGLAIASISISDPENAVGQIIASELASVQLTVNNGQLSIGNLNGATISSGSNNSATLTLSGSQEQINLALATLSYQGNPSFNGADALTVTATDGLGLQAINTIPITVTPDNRALTVTSPTVNEGSPYAVFTVDGAPDQLVSLALAAGTATQGSDFSPNLEYWNGSAWVEYAGTPAAIPNTIPGGAANPDGLLFVRAVILDDAVFEGPETFTLTATNRAGTAAVGTAAIADNGTGLTFNTNGVSDGTTDGAVTKDDDRPLTVSSPTVNEASPYAIFSVGGVANQWVKLGLTDGTATGAGTDYGPGLEYWNGTTWATYTANTFIQIPAAGTLLVRTGILQDGVYEGSENFALTATNTGGTSTQGLGTIVDDGTGVKYPGTVTGGTPDIDTTGLDSDLSVAVVAATPVNEASPYALFTVTATAGQNLFLTLGNTASPADQDATITGFTLEYSYDGTTWFAYSTGDDDYSVPVVPGTGGSGIVYVRANIGSEADTLYEGPETFTLKADIIAGTTVTSTATATIVDDGTGTKFPGTVTGGVPDAVTTALDDDRLLTVTSPTVTEGTDPYAIFTVAGVAGQTVSLAIAGSGANPATAETDGVLNNGEDFGNGGLEYSLDGGTTWLPYAGGNVTIPAGGNFQIRTSITADSLVEVAETFSLTATYTSGGTKSAVGVGTIQDGNLPVTVSSPTVNEASPYAIFEVGGAANQQVTLSLADGTATGADYGPGLQYWDGTDWVNYTANALVSIPAGGTLLVRTTITNDGVYEGAETFTLTATNTGGTGTTGTGTIVDDGTGVKYPGNVTGGVPDTTTTNLDDDRLLTVTSPTVNEASPYAVFSVGGAANQQVTLSLADGTATGADYGPALQYWDGTDWVNYTANALVSIPAGGTLLVRTTITNDGVYEGAETFSLTATNTGGTGTTGTGTIVDDGTGVKYPGTVTGGVPDTTTTNLDDDRLLTVTSPTVNEASPYAVFSVGGAANQQVTLSLADGTAIGADYGPALQYWDGTDWVNYTANALVSIPAGGTLLVRTTITNDGVYEGAET